ATTAGATGGGATGGGATCAAACAATGCTATAATATTCTGTCCTAAATCATGTTTATAGACAAATTATTGACTTTTAAATCCTTCTTGATTGTTTCTCCTATGGTTTTAAAGTGAGGGAAATAACGGTGTCTGATTTTTAATGTCTCTAAAATTGATCCTATGGTAGACTGGTAGTTGTGCAAGAATCATATCTTACAGTTCCTCCTTTTTATTGTAAGaccaaataaagagaaataacttGGTGAACATCTCAGAGAGACAAACGAGGAGGAGGTGAATTTGTGTCTAGGGATGGCAATGGTAGGGTATTACTTTATTAGAGTATTTGTGTCCATGAATAGGTTAAGTAAAAAACCCGTAATAGGACCCAAGTTTGTGTGGGTAACaactttattataaatgaatacTTATACCCCTACATTCTACCATTGTCCGTATTTTGGTTTAATGTATCTTTTGACAAACTAAAAAACAAGattgttattttaatactaaaattaatttattaatcatgaaaatgaataaaatgaaaagcaTTAATTAAAGTGTAACATctaactcaattaaaaaaatatctaaagatCTTTTAAATCCTagttataaaatataacaaatatgcAGTTAAACAATTACGTTTATATTATGTATGTGTGTGCAAGTATGGGGCAAGAGGCTTACTGTGGACAGTAGCCAACCTACATTCACACCCACATGCTTTTGCAAGTAATCGTCCAAACCCATTTGATTCGTATAGTTTTATCCATTGTGAATAACTTTTGGGAGTAGCTGTTGGGTCTGAGTCTAATTGCCATCTGTGTCAAAGTTAGCATTATACAAATCATCTcctttttttccatttatttccttatatataaatgtttatttagTACTGTCCTGTGGGTTAAACAATGCAATGAGAAAACAGAATTACGGGGGGCTGAGAGAACAACACCTTTTGAAAAAGGCCAGACAACGGTTGAGTAATGACTCTGCTCATTTTATATTTAgaaaatttcaaacattattgctGTGATTTGTATTGAGGAGTCAGGGAAGCTATATATCTTCGAGTAGCACTTCTAAGTTCTAATGGAACAAATTTTGAAGGTAACGAATCATGTGGTGGGTGGAGATGATGGTATTTCCAAACCAGCAATGGGAGAGAGTtggaagagtgtcccacatgtACGAATTTTGCTTTCTCgtgattgtggaagcaatgtctgcGATATTTCAATACTAAAACATCCATCTATGGTATGCCACTTGATCAGAAAATTTCTATATGATGTTGTCTACGTTAGTTAATGTCATGTTATTTTATGAGCTGTTATTTATGGGTATTTTACTCTTCATTTACCTGGATCGCATTCTACTCCGCCACCATTTCCCCCCTTGGGAGTTTGATTCCCTCTACATCTCTATCATTGATagggttattattattattatttggagtTGAACCTCTGGAAATTAACCAGTCTGAATTTATTGTTCTGTTTCAGGCTTCTGGTAGGGCTACAAGTTCCACTATGTATTTATGACTGTTAAAACAGTTTATTCAAAATTAGATATCCTTTATTATATCTCTGATCCCACGGTAATAACTGAGCGTTTGGTTTCACAGTAGGAATAATAAGAGGGACAATGATACACaaacatcattttattttaaattaaacacactagagactaaaaatattttaaaaaaaaacactagagactaaaaatatttttaaaaaaaatatagatgccAGATGGCAAATTGGCAATGTTTTTATCGTGGAGAAAAGGTAGCTATGTAGTTATTGTATTGGAAAACGGCGACGTGATCAAAACGTAGTAATGATTGATGCTAATTACTAACTATTGAAGGATACGGTGATGCCAATTGCAAATGAGTAAATGACCAACAACTATAATCGAAGGATATATAGAAAATCAACATTGTCCGTGAACGCATCAATGCTCGCTGTCATGCATGCCAGTATTACTTGCAGCTGACAAAAGGATACTGAAAATAAATACAGAtattagtttttactttttaattgaattataattctatttagaattgattaacaataaaataattaaaattcattaataaaaaatatttattattaattatttaaaaataaaaattatatatattaacaaaagatcacatattgataagaaaaatatctaaCATATAACTCTcattatttaaagtaaaaagaatttttttaatatttattttaggtcTTCTTTGTTATTAGATCGATTCTAATCTATTTGCTAGATCAcagctaaaaattaaaaatcttgtaagatgaatatttttaattaaaaaaatggatttcAAATTCATAgttggatttttctttttttccttttttttatcacttaatTAGTCTTATATCTCTTAGTAAAGAGACAATTGAATGGACCTTTCTCACTTGAAAtattagattttatatttttatatatattgagctataatatatttcattttttaaatatcagtcactcattaataacaaaaattctTGACTTGCCCTCAATGATGTTTCTTTGTAAGTCTCTCCAAGTACCCACAAATATCCACAAATATATTACGATATTGGGGCTCTAGCATGTCAAAACTACTTATAATGTATTGTAGTAGATTTTCTCTAATTCATAAAATCCATGTTTTCACTCGCATCTACTCAATTACCTTGTCTTTGATTTCCTGCACGAAgggtcaagtttttttttatcctttttcccCAAATTTCTTTGCAGAGATAAAATATCAAACCGCATTAAGATAAGAGATGTAAAAATTCTTGGCAAAATAAATGTCAATCTATTTCTAGCAATGAATTTATTCAGATACCCTCCCCcagttctttagaaaataacaatttttcaatgcattaccCTCTAAACATtatatgggtgatcagaccataaTAACAGAAAAGCACATAGAAGAAGAATAGAAACataattgcattaaatagataatagggAATAATTACATTACTAGAGTTTGGCCTCCGGACTCCCAACCAACAAAAGgtgtttagcctctcatagccaTGAGAGGCTTTACCCTTCAGAGACTAATGAAAGAAAGGGTTGGATGACTAATAACAAGAAAATGGGAAATGACTAAGAGAAAAAGGGGTTTTTCCTAAGGGATAGACccattcttttccttttgcttcCCACTCTTCTTATAGGTATGGGATAGCTTACTTTTCacactgatctcgcgcttaaCGCGGGCTTTCGCACTAAGCGCGCATTTGGGTTTTCTCATGGGCCTTCTCGCACTAAGCCTGTGTTGCACGCTGAGCGAGACTGTGCACTAAGCAACTTGCTCGCTAATCGAGAGTACATGCTGAACGAGCTGTCCAATCCTTCTTTAatactttttctttcaaatttttcatcaatttcctctaaaatgtttgaaatcttctttttttgacttctactaataaaaaattacaaagatgtTAATTTATTCGTTATTTcgttaaaatcaataataaaatgaagaaattattgCTCTACAAAGTATTGTGtgattcatttaataaagtAGTAGTTACCTTATTGAGAAGGAagagacaaaaaaatgaaacaaatatttatgaCTTGTTGTTGACCAATGGAGAGTAGCTACAAGACGACGAGAGCCTTTTCAAGTTTTAAAGAAGAGTTCCCAATAGGCAGTACTACtcagggagacaaacaaaagtatttatttacttttgtgTGAGGAGCACTTTATTTTACTTCAACTTGTTTAAGAAATTTCtcatactttttgttttaatacacaataatatatgtatgtaaTAATATTGGAAAGAAGGGGCCGGGCCCATGCTTGTCCCCCTAATATCTCTGTCACAGTGAAACTCAGCcatagcaatttttttttttcaaaagtaaaatattCTCACATAGTTAATAACTCATTACAACACGAAATACAAACATTTTTGCAACAAGAAAGAAGTTAACAGCACAGCatataagagagagagagagagagagaggctaGTATGCCAGATAAGCAGTGAGCTGCAACAGAGTCTGGACACCGTCAGTGTTATGTTGCTGACCGCCGCTAACAGGAAAAGTCTTAATAATGGCAAAGCCTTCTGCGTTGAGAAACTTTCCGGTGCCTCCAACGATGGCAATTTGAGACTCCGAAACCTGCGTTAGATGAACGCCAAAGAAACTAAGACTGTCCACGTAACCATTCTCTTCAAACTTAGCGGTGAAAGCCATAAGCTGACTTGCTCCATCGACAGCGCTGGCAATGTAAAATCCCTGCGCCTTCCCTACCAAACCCGAACCCAACTCTTGCCCTTCAGTGAGCTCATCGTCGAAGACAGTCATTGTCCCAAACATGACCTTCTGCAGTGTCATTCCCTCTGGGAGCTGGTTGGTGTTAGTGACCGGGAAACCGGCCCCACCGTTGAgcaagttgttgttgttgaagacGCTGGCCGTGGTACCCCCCAGTCCGGTGAGGAAAggaaggttgttgttgttgagaatTCCTCCGTTGTTGTTGTTCTGTGGAACTCCGTTGTTCAGAGGAAGGTTTGCTCCGTTGGGTTTCGCGAATGCCACTTGAGCGTTCAGAGCTGGATTCGTCACCACGCCTGTTACAGCTCTGGCCGTGGGGTTGGAGCCTCCCAGAATGTCGTGCATGAAAAATGAGAGCGTGTGATGTTGTTGGTCAACTCCTTTGACTTCCGCAACTGGGGATTCTGCAACAAGTGGAAGTGGAGAGACAACAGGGGATTCGGCAGCACTGTTGGGTTCTTCTGGTGTTTCTATTTCATCAAGGATTCGAGTTGAAGTGGTAGCCGTGATTGCGAATGCAAGGAATAtaagtgctattaatatttttgcATTCAGGGGCATTGTCGTGGAAACGGATTCACACCTCGCCATAgagtgttttgatatatagttgGATGGAAGATGCATGCAGTTATTTTGTTGAGATGATAATGAATGAGTTATGAGGCCGGAGTGGTATAAATACCCAATTCAGAGAAGTAAGTTCATACACCATAATTATATTATGGTGGAGTTGATGCGTGTGAGAGGAGTAGTTCATCAGAGTAGCTAGCTGATCTCATTCAAAACTCCCCAAGTTCTCGATGTAGTAGTTTAAACTAAACAGTcagtattataaaatattaaaataatatttctccTAGGAAATTTGACGCAAGGAATTCCTGAAACACAACGAAAGATCAGGATAAAAATGGTTTCatatgaatttgaaaaaaaaaaaaaaagatcttgttctaagaataatttttgtatCCATGGATAGAGCATTTTCTGCTTATGAACCGAATCACCCTTGCATAGGTGATTGGCGGGTATGTGTTAGGATTCAATTGCAAGCTAAGAACTTGAGTCTCATCTTATCAAATTTTATGATCAAGCTTCATCCTTACTAAATTATTTCTCATATCCTTTCTCtcaaagtttaatttatttattaatcatattcacattttcttttattttttgttattattattattactattagtcATTTATGGATCTACTTATGTTTGAGTtagttacaaaaattaaaatggggaactgattttctttttaatttatagaaaaatattaagatgAAAATTTAAACACACGTTAAAATTAGAAATGAAAATAGTAATTTATCTCTAATTACAAACAAAATACCAACATGTCATTATTCCTCATGCAACTTAACTTGAATTCATTGAAGttttatatttaaactttatgaatgaaaaaaatgtgtttaaacGAGAAAATTTGcactaaaaataatcaataaagttTTCTTATAAACATTAGTCattgaaaaatcaataaatacttaacacttataacataaaaaaattacaaatttaaggaAATGGGTCAAAAGCCGAGCATTATCTTTGATAgagatgaagtttttttttttaagtgttaaGAGACATACTCTGCCTCTAAGAGATAGATTGTAAATGAATGACAGAAACAGTGGAACAAAGAAATAACAGAGAGAAATAGGTTCTTTTCGGTCTGGGCTAAGTTCTTATCTTAACGGTTCTATCATCCTAAAAGCACAATAATAGTCcatgtataatttataaaatttaccgtgtTCTCGTATTTCTGTTGTTTCATATCATATATGTGCTCCCTAAGCTCTACTCTCATCTTTGCCAGTCCTCTGAGGTAAGCACCAACATATATCCACCCATTGAAAACAATTTGTTCACCTTGATATGAAATCATTCATTACTTTACTGCCTTGAAAAGTGAAAACTTATGTGCCAGGAAAACCGCCAATAGTGTCACATAGGATTAGAATAAGGGCAAagtaaattcaaatgaaattttggaacatccacataaaaaattgtaaagatATAGACAATTCGTCCATACCTAATGTACTCTATTAAATACACGGAGATGTAAGTACAGTTATGAGCTCACTTGCACCCTTATCCTCACTACAGGCAGACTTAATGATAGTTTCCCATCTCTCCAAATCAAATTCTACCTTTCTCTTTTCCATCTCTTCCAAAACAAAGCATGCACCATCAGTACTCCCAGATTTCAACAAGCCAACAACCAGACAATTAAATGTCTACTACTAAGCATTGCATTCAAAACACTCAAACCAACCTCAAAATCCCCAATCTGGCACAAACCATCAACCACCATCCTGTATGTTGCTGCATTTGGCACACATCCCCGAATCTGCATCTCAAGTAAGACTTTGTAAGCTTCCATTGCCTTACCTTCCTTGCAAAGATAATTTATCAATATGTACGTTACAACATCTGGTTTAAGCCGCCTTTTCTTCATCTCATGAAGCAAAGCCTTGGCCTCTTCAACCTTTCCTCTCTTCCCAAGATCgttcatcaaaacaccaaaattCACCGGCTGAGCTTTAGACCCATGATACGCCATATCAAACATAAGCTTCTTAGCTTCCTCATACTTCTCCACAGAGCACAAATCCTCCATCAACAGTGCATAAGTTACTTCTCACAAGGAAGGTAACAAAGGCACTCCAACAAGTGGGGGCGAACCCAGGAATAAATGTTTGGGGAGTCAAGTATGAAATTAAACTTTACAatataagtattaaatatttttaaaaaaatatttataatcacGTGCTTTCTAAAATAAACCAAGaatatataatagaaaatatatttgtatgaaagttaaaataaatatattttaaaaaacccaaaattacatataacaACCATCAATTCCATATATCATCAACAACcttcttaaatttatatatatatatatatatatatatatatatatatatatatatatatatatatataaaaacaaagtaGTAACTAtattaaccattttttttaccaaaaaaactattaattatgttataaaaatatactaaatttaaataaattatgtaaatcactaaattatattttatgataacagtagtattaaaaagttatttttatagtGTGTTTGGTTAGATTTATAgtgagaattaattaattacgagTAATTCTTTTtatagtgaagaaaaaaaattgcattttttatgGCGTCATCGTAATTTTATGAGATGGATTTTTTTACTTGCCGGATATTATGAGGTAAAACTGCATCTCGAGTATTATCCAAACATATTATAAGAATTTTGTGCATCGCATGTATATAGCGCATATATGCATATGTATGTGTTTTggtaaaaatattatcttattgaaaattaattaggtGGTATGTGTCActgtttttaaaacaatttttttaaaattttaaagtaaatacAATTGAGTGTGAGTGAAGATTTATCgaagaaatttaataaaaattatttatatttatattttaattgtagcTACAAGTCCTCAAAAGTTGTTTATCCTTTTCTCTACTAATTAACGATAGCCAAACTTAAATTAGAAGCACCAAACCATCTTACGTAGCAAacattaaaaagttaaggagATTATGAACAGAATAAATGGTCTTTCTTGAGCGAATGACACTCTcttaacaggaaaaaaaaaatcaaaatctctGAATTTGGAAGTTATTCCTAGTGCAAACATATTTTGTACTTACTTTTAATGCTATGAAGTTGCATCGTGTTTAATACACTTTAtatttcatataatattttttttgtcaaacccATTAATTACACCtaacattttttaagataaaatagatttttaatttctttaaatatgattttatttaattttgagtttcaataaaaattattggttttaatttttaaaaaaatttaagacagTTCTTATTAgcatttaataaatatgtattaCTGATATCATATCACAAGTCATAATATATGATTTCTCTTAACAATATATTTTAGGGTCTTCCTAATTAAGATACTgattaacaaaataaagaagtttttttaattaaaaattacataaaaatgcatttaaaaattatagaagagaattttttatgcatttcaatattttttttaattttcttaattgacCAGTGTCACTATCCTTACTAAAGACATTGATTAGCATCTGGCTATCTTTTAATATGGGTATTTTCCTCTTTTCACACGGTTAAAAATTATACGTAGTTTACTCTCTTAATTCCTAGTATTTCCAATAACCTTATAATtgagttatatttaaaataaatttgtatttttaacaggaaaagatataaaaataaaacatcataatatactttaaattaaatataaaaaaacacacttTGTGGTGTTAACTTCAAAATAGCAGCTTTAATTAATGAAGGGACTCCTTGCACGTATCAGCAAGCGCAAGTTGACAATAATTTGCTTGACATGTTACGGTTCATGTCTATGTTCCAATGGAAACGCTGAAAAGAGCGCTAGCTGGTACGAAATAGTAAGACTGAATTCCCTATCAACGAATGCCACTACTAAAATTTACAACGCTTAAGTTTACTATAAAAAGCGGTTGGTGGTAAGCTGAAAAGAAAACCATGCTCAATTCATGAGTAATCCCCTCTCTATTTTCATTTCCTAATTaatcaaatcaaaccaaacaccaAGATGATTTCTGAGTCCCTGTTACTATTCCTCATTGTTTTCATTTCTGCTTCCCTTCTCAAACTCTTGTTTGAGAGAAAAAACAAGCATAAGAGCCACTTGAAAAACCCTCCTAGCCCACCAACAATACCCATAATAGGTCATCTCCATCTCCTTAAACCCCTCATCCATCACTCATTCCAAGACCTCTCTCTCCGATATGGGCCTCTCATAAGCCTTCGAATAGGTCCCGTTAAGTTCATAGTTGCAAGCACCCCATCACTCGCCAAAGAGTTTCTCAAGAACAACGAGCTCACATACTCTTCTCGCAAAATGAACATGGCCATCAACATGGTTACCTACCACAACGCCACTTTCGCGTTTGCGCCTTACGACACTTACTGGAAGTTCATGAAAAAACTAAGCACCACTGAGCTCTTGGGAAACAAAACCCTAGCACAGTTCCTACCTATTAGGACAAGGGAAGTTCATGACTTCATTCAAATTTTGTTCCATAAATCAAAGACCCAGGAGAGAGTGAACCTCACTGAAGCTCTTTTGAGTCTTTCCACCAATGTGATATCGCAGATGATGTTGAGCATTAAGAGCTCCGAAACAGACAGCCAGGCAGAACAGGCACGGGCTTTGGTTCGTGAAGTGACGCAGATTTTCGGGGAGTATAACATTTCAGATTTCTTAGGTTTCTGCAAGAACTTGGACTTGCAGGGTTTCAAGAAGAGGGCATTGGACATACATAAGAGGTACGATGCGTTGTTAGAGAAGATCATCTCTGATAGTGAGGAGTTGAGAATGAAATAAAACGAAGAGGGTTGTGAAGATGAAGATGGAGATGAGAAAGTGAAGGattttcttgacattttgttggATGTTTCTGAGCAGAAAGAATGCGAGGTCGAGTTAACTCGGAACCACGTCAAATCATTGATCTTGGTACGTAACTCATGCTTTATACACTCCCttgcatgatgaaataataCGTACCTGTCTATTTTAAAGCCATAGTTAAATTTTCCTAAAAGTAGGTCCGCCTCATCTTGGACTCGGAATAAGAGAAATAgcatgcaagaaaaaaaaaaccagaaaGTGTAGatgtaataaattttgtaaaatagataaataaagtaaatataaaataaaagaaaaaacaatcaggtatttataatattattttatgttttattggaAAAATCTTatcaattaagtattttttttataatcattatttaacattttgtaCACTCAAAAGAGGAAGAGAGatacacaaataataataaagtttaagttagagagatagaaagaagagagaagagagattgAATATTAATTTGGATAaggttcaaaataaataaatcaatttttacattgagtgttatataattaaatttgtaactaactaaactaAATTGCAACAAACTATACTAATAACAAATTTGTAACCAACTAAACTAATCTTTAACTAATTTATAATCaactaaactaatttttatctctaataaacACTTGGAGaagaaaatacattattttGAGTTGTTGCCAATTTGGTAGTGGTAGGAGAGGGTGTCCTGGAATGCCTTTGACCATGCGTGAATTGCCAACTATCATTGGAGCTCTCACAGTGCTTTGAGTGGAAGATGTTTGGTTCACAAGGTAAAAATCTTAGACCAATATATGGAAAAAGTTTAATCAATATAGATGAACGGCCAGGATTGACTGCTCCAAGGGCCAATGATCTTATTGGCATTCCTGTTGCACGATTGAATCCCAACCCTTTTCGTCAAGTTTAGTTTATTGTCAAGGAAATTTGTGACCACAAAGCCTTCAACTGATTAGTATTTCCATGAAAAAATTGAGTCAGTATTTTTTCCATGATAAGTCATGCAATTTGATATTATAATGAGTGTATGAGTTGAAAAATgttctttctaattttatttgtggTGTAATATATGTAAGATATTATGATGAGTGTTGAGTGTAGGAGCTGGAAAATGTTCTttctatgtataattttttgttcaaataaagacgaaattgatatatatatatatatatatatatatatatatatatatatatagcgaaatttattctattttatatgTAGCATATTTGCcattattatataatacaaTTGTGAAATTTACAACAAGCCTAAGAAGACTTGTTTTCATGTAGAATCTGTTAAATTTTGAC
The nucleotide sequence above comes from Glycine soja cultivar W05 chromosome 11, ASM419377v2, whole genome shotgun sequence. Encoded proteins:
- the LOC114374919 gene encoding dirigent protein 10-like gives rise to the protein MHLPSNYISKHSMARCESVSTTMPLNAKILIALIFLAFAITATTSTRILDEIETPEEPNSAAESPVVSPLPLVAESPVAEVKGVDQQHHTLSFFMHDILGGSNPTARAVTGVVTNPALNAQVAFAKPNGANLPLNNGVPQNNNNGGILNNNNLPFLTGLGGTTASVFNNNNLLNGGAGFPVTNTNQLPEGMTLQKVMFGTMTVFDDELTEGQELGSGLVGKAQGFYIASAVDGASQLMAFTAKFEENGYVDSLSFFGVHLTQVSESQIAIVGGTGKFLNAEGFAIIKTFPVSGGQQHNTDGVQTLLQLTAYLAY